The following proteins are co-located in the Wenzhouxiangella marina genome:
- a CDS encoding leucine-rich repeat domain-containing protein → MQKLIPTLLALAATLPLSTQAQVSAAERDVLIEFYQATNGDRWTKNYSWLGPVGTECDWYGVECQSHPDPAIEDEVVTRLRLESNNLSGELPTSLGGLPHLISLHLRANKITGTVPRTLLLTPLESIDLSLNRIRGFGDEVLPGPPSATVFLIDLSSNLLSWLPPDEWLAHVVHLDLSTNNLSYALAVERDWPMTMSTLRLADNRIHDVIPISLTDFPALQTLDLSQNTIASWPLDEADPPALTELDLSSNWLGPFWPEHLPLDSAASILRLASNGFTRPLPAWLSSLELQELDISNNDIPGDIAPAFSSLRFAEIGKVALFARNNRFTGELPSNVPWEYFDRAIYNHFLNLGLNGTAALDLCGNELSAPDSLPLETIDAVHRGGGFEACQATREPALDRTFSGSWFHPGTAGEGFSMMLTTDWELLVYWFGYGASGTGTPGPVWHLATASITDSGVHFNKFLTTSGRFGNGGDLLRKDSTRSIWLERAADESLLLTVEGWRPPFPPGIACPGVGHPLECWGAYISERVEPVQLTRLAGSTCDTQLDQQIYSGAWFNPWRSGEGFVIEVTTSGDGLVYWFTHEAQASGNQLWLIGQAPFEGSRLEIPEMLEPRGGQFWSEDNPEDVSFSDWGSLTIEFTDRDQGRISYESHDPDYGAGSYDIVQLARPRLADCY, encoded by the coding sequence ATGCAAAAGCTGATCCCGACCCTGCTGGCCCTGGCCGCCACGCTGCCCCTGAGCACCCAGGCACAGGTCTCGGCAGCGGAGCGCGATGTCCTGATCGAGTTTTATCAGGCGACCAACGGCGACCGATGGACGAAGAACTACTCCTGGCTGGGCCCGGTCGGCACGGAATGCGATTGGTATGGCGTGGAATGCCAGAGCCACCCTGACCCGGCCATCGAAGACGAGGTCGTCACCAGACTTCGCCTGGAATCGAACAACCTGTCGGGCGAACTCCCGACCAGCCTGGGGGGCCTGCCGCACCTTATATCGCTCCACCTGCGCGCCAACAAGATCACGGGGACGGTTCCCCGAACACTGCTACTCACGCCTCTGGAATCCATCGATCTGAGTTTGAACAGGATCAGGGGTTTCGGCGACGAAGTGCTCCCGGGACCGCCATCGGCAACCGTCTTTCTCATCGATCTGTCCAGCAACCTCCTGAGCTGGCTGCCACCGGACGAATGGTTGGCGCACGTTGTTCATCTGGATCTTTCCACCAACAACCTTTCGTACGCCCTCGCCGTGGAGCGCGACTGGCCGATGACGATGTCCACGCTGCGATTGGCCGACAACCGCATCCACGATGTGATCCCGATCAGCCTGACGGACTTCCCGGCGCTGCAGACCCTGGACCTGTCGCAGAACACGATCGCAAGCTGGCCGCTGGACGAGGCGGACCCGCCGGCACTGACCGAGCTTGACCTGAGCTCGAACTGGCTCGGTCCGTTCTGGCCGGAGCATCTGCCGCTTGATTCGGCGGCAAGCATCCTGCGCCTGGCGTCCAATGGTTTTACGCGACCGCTGCCCGCCTGGCTTTCCAGCCTCGAGCTGCAGGAACTCGACATTTCGAACAACGACATCCCCGGCGACATCGCGCCCGCCTTCTCAAGCCTCCGGTTCGCCGAGATCGGCAAAGTCGCGCTGTTTGCCAGAAACAACCGATTCACTGGCGAGCTGCCTTCGAACGTCCCCTGGGAATACTTCGACCGGGCGATCTACAACCACTTCTTGAATTTAGGATTGAACGGCACCGCCGCGCTGGATCTTTGTGGCAACGAGCTCAGCGCGCCCGATTCACTGCCCCTGGAGACCATCGATGCGGTGCACCGTGGTGGCGGATTCGAAGCCTGCCAAGCCACCCGCGAGCCCGCCCTGGACCGCACCTTCAGCGGCAGCTGGTTCCATCCAGGCACGGCCGGCGAGGGTTTTTCCATGATGCTGACGACGGACTGGGAGCTGCTCGTCTACTGGTTCGGCTATGGCGCCTCGGGCACGGGCACCCCGGGCCCGGTCTGGCACCTGGCAACGGCGTCCATCACCGATTCGGGCGTTCACTTCAACAAGTTCCTGACCACCTCCGGCCGCTTCGGAAACGGCGGCGACCTGCTGCGCAAGGACAGCACACGATCCATCTGGCTCGAGCGCGCCGCCGATGAATCGCTGCTGCTGACCGTCGAGGGATGGCGGCCACCGTTTCCACCGGGCATCGCCTGCCCAGGCGTGGGCCATCCGCTGGAGTGCTGGGGAGCCTATATTTCCGAGCGGGTTGAGCCCGTACAACTGACCCGACTGGCGGGATCGACCTGTGACACGCAGTTGGACCAGCAGATTTATTCCGGTGCCTGGTTCAATCCCTGGCGGAGCGGCGAGGGATTCGTCATCGAAGTCACCACCTCGGGAGATGGCCTGGTCTACTGGTTCACGCACGAAGCGCAAGCGAGCGGCAATCAACTCTGGTTGATCGGGCAGGCCCCCTTCGAGGGCTCGCGCCTGGAAATCCCGGAAATGCTCGAGCCCAGGGGTGGGCAGTTCTGGTCCGAGGACAACCCGGAAGACGTGTCGTTCTCCGATTGGGGCAGCCTGACCATCGAGTTCACCGACCGAGACCAGGGGCGAATCAGCTACGAAAGTCATGACCCGGACTACGGCGCAGGAAGCTACGACATCGTCCAGCTCGCCCGACCGCGGCTGGCCGACTGCTACTGA
- a CDS encoding peptide chain release factor 3: MSKLSEQVARRRTFAIISHPDAGKTTLTEKFLLFGGAIQLAGSVKSRKASRHATSDWMEMEKERGISITSSVMQFPYKERVVNLLDTPGHADFSEDTYRVLTAVDSALMVIDCAKGVEERTIKLMEVCRMRDTPIFTFINKLDREGREPIELLDEVENVLGIECAPVTWPIGMGRRLKGIYHLLRDEIHLYESGKNYMRQEPRVIQGLESAEADEVLGPMAAELRDEIELVKGASHDFDLDRYLKGEQTPVFFGSALNNFGVIPLLDEFVEYAPQPQPRATLGRTVDPNEDKLTGFVFKVQANMDPAHRDRMAFMRVCSGVFEKGMKLHHVRLGKEQRTHGALTFMADERATAEYAYPGDIVGLHNHGTIGIGDTFTEGEALQFAGIPSFAPELFRRVQLRDPLKLKALTKGLTQLSEEGATQFFKPIVGNDLVLGAVGMLQFDVVAYRLMAEYKVEARFEAVNVATCRWVSCDDERALEKFRNKNEQYLAEDGGGQLVYLAPTRVNLQLAQERHPEITFRATREVSVYVDTD, from the coding sequence GTGAGCAAGCTTTCCGAACAAGTCGCGCGCCGGCGCACCTTCGCCATCATCTCCCACCCCGACGCGGGCAAGACGACCCTGACCGAGAAGTTCCTGCTCTTCGGCGGTGCCATCCAGCTGGCCGGTTCGGTCAAGTCGCGCAAGGCTTCGCGGCACGCGACCTCGGACTGGATGGAGATGGAGAAGGAGCGCGGCATCTCGATCACCTCCTCGGTGATGCAGTTCCCCTACAAGGAACGCGTGGTCAACCTGCTCGACACACCGGGCCACGCCGACTTCTCGGAAGACACCTACCGCGTGCTGACCGCCGTCGATTCCGCCCTGATGGTGATCGACTGCGCCAAGGGTGTCGAGGAGCGGACGATCAAGCTGATGGAAGTCTGTCGCATGCGCGACACGCCGATCTTCACCTTCATCAACAAGCTCGACCGCGAGGGCCGCGAGCCGATCGAACTGCTCGACGAGGTCGAGAACGTGCTCGGCATCGAGTGCGCGCCGGTGACCTGGCCGATCGGCATGGGACGACGTCTGAAGGGCATCTATCATCTGCTGCGCGACGAGATTCATCTGTACGAGTCCGGCAAGAACTACATGCGCCAGGAGCCGCGCGTGATCCAGGGCCTGGAGAGCGCGGAAGCCGACGAGGTGCTGGGGCCGATGGCGGCCGAGCTCCGCGATGAGATCGAACTGGTCAAGGGCGCCAGCCACGACTTCGATCTGGACCGTTACCTGAAGGGCGAGCAGACGCCCGTCTTCTTCGGCTCGGCCCTGAACAACTTCGGCGTGATTCCCCTGCTCGATGAATTCGTCGAGTACGCGCCCCAGCCCCAGCCGCGTGCGACCCTGGGCCGGACCGTGGACCCCAACGAAGACAAGCTGACCGGCTTCGTCTTCAAGGTGCAGGCCAATATGGATCCGGCCCACCGCGACCGCATGGCCTTCATGCGCGTCTGCTCGGGCGTGTTCGAGAAGGGCATGAAGCTGCACCATGTGCGCTTGGGGAAAGAGCAACGCACGCACGGCGCCCTGACCTTCATGGCCGACGAGCGTGCCACGGCCGAGTACGCCTACCCCGGCGACATCGTCGGCCTGCACAACCACGGCACGATCGGCATCGGTGACACCTTCACCGAGGGCGAAGCCCTGCAGTTCGCCGGCATTCCGAGCTTCGCGCCGGAACTGTTCCGCCGGGTGCAGCTGCGCGATCCCCTCAAGCTGAAGGCCCTGACCAAGGGCCTGACCCAGCTCTCCGAAGAAGGCGCCACCCAGTTCTTCAAGCCGATCGTGGGCAATGACCTCGTCCTCGGCGCGGTCGGCATGCTGCAGTTCGACGTCGTCGCCTATCGCTTGATGGCCGAGTACAAGGTCGAGGCCCGCTTCGAGGCGGTCAACGTCGCGACCTGCCGCTGGGTCAGCTGCGACGACGAGCGTGCGCTGGAGAAATTCCGCAACAAGAACGAGCAGTACCTGGCCGAAGACGGCGGCGGACAGCTGGTCTACCTGGCGCCGACGCGGGTCAATCTGCAGCTGGCCCAGGAGCGCCACCCGGAGATCACCTTCCGCGCCACCCGCGAAGTCAGCGTCTACGTCGACACCGACTGA
- a CDS encoding InlB B-repeat-containing protein yields the protein MAPHSAQTLSCLSLALLLCLIGSPALAATIWVNTNSDSIANDARCSLREALSASASNAAVGGCSAGSSGTADLIRFDWDDFEGGTVLGAIINLSQGPLIVSDADLVIDNSGGRRLTVSAQNLHRVMEVAQPAAASLTLINLGLRDGLAEAPDPHGGALLLVSGTRTLTLQNMTIRSSQALAGAGGALAFGADLEVLNISESRFTSNSAGRSGVLGSVDAIHGSDLSIAISDSGFFANTALSSGGVLSLGLSPTSSAEVIRVDIVDSQFGGNSAEASGGALHFEPGAIDASLIVLDSLFEDNLVNDGAGGAINVSGGAVGSGLAVVDVQRSSFIGNRAFIGAAVRSALTPTRLINNLFLDNLSGSSAAVNVSPIVPFLSTLPSTLVGNTWAGNLASQDEGQPAGLATDLSYASDWSTGQHRLVGNLFIPVANAPACNFGQSDTSQTSLASINHNLTVSDGGQVVSACELVLSDGQGMAFEDPIAVHALREATGDLLKPWRIRFGAGSTAVDAWPRSDCRDETAFPVVLDLDRNRFVPDAGGDPIDGNPALTAACDIGAFENREGRTLDISVSGSGRVFSDPVPAIDCTGSCSSFAQQFDTVDLRWLNEPGSVFAQWDGDCSGSAECEVDLDQNRVVLATFTTTATHPIDIQLAGTGEGRVVSVNSTYGMDCPDYNCTGHFEAGSVVVLEAIPAEGSSFVAWEGDCQFGCDDPVIGLTLNGPRQYIARFDFDDAIFGDRFESP from the coding sequence TTGGCCCCTCACTCTGCCCAGACACTTTCCTGCCTTTCTCTCGCGCTGCTCCTATGCCTGATCGGTAGCCCGGCCCTGGCCGCCACCATCTGGGTCAACACCAACAGCGACAGCATCGCCAACGACGCACGCTGCTCCCTGCGAGAGGCCCTGTCGGCCAGCGCCAGCAACGCCGCCGTCGGCGGCTGCAGTGCGGGAAGCAGCGGCACCGCCGACCTGATCCGCTTCGACTGGGATGACTTCGAAGGCGGCACTGTCCTCGGCGCCATCATCAATCTGAGCCAGGGTCCGCTGATCGTCAGCGACGCCGATCTGGTCATCGACAATTCCGGCGGACGCCGCCTGACCGTTTCGGCCCAGAACCTGCACCGCGTGATGGAAGTGGCCCAACCCGCCGCTGCGAGCCTGACCCTGATCAATCTGGGCCTCCGGGATGGCCTGGCCGAAGCACCCGACCCCCACGGCGGCGCCCTGCTCCTGGTCAGCGGCACCCGGACCCTGACCCTTCAGAACATGACGATCCGCAGCAGCCAGGCCCTGGCCGGCGCCGGCGGGGCTCTCGCCTTCGGCGCTGACCTCGAGGTCCTGAACATCAGCGAATCCCGTTTCACCAGCAATTCCGCCGGCCGCTCCGGCGTGCTGGGCTCCGTCGACGCCATCCATGGCAGCGACCTGAGCATCGCCATCAGCGACAGCGGCTTCTTTGCCAATACCGCCCTGAGCAGCGGCGGCGTGCTGAGCCTGGGCCTGAGCCCGACCAGCAGCGCCGAAGTCATCCGCGTCGACATCGTCGACAGCCAGTTCGGAGGCAACAGCGCCGAGGCTAGCGGTGGCGCCCTCCATTTCGAGCCCGGCGCCATCGACGCCAGCCTGATCGTTCTCGACAGCCTGTTCGAAGACAATCTGGTCAATGACGGCGCAGGCGGCGCCATCAATGTCAGCGGCGGCGCCGTCGGTTCGGGCCTGGCCGTGGTCGACGTGCAGCGCTCCAGCTTCATCGGCAACCGCGCCTTCATCGGCGCCGCGGTCCGCAGTGCGCTGACGCCGACGAGGCTGATCAACAACCTGTTCCTCGACAACCTGAGCGGATCCTCGGCGGCCGTCAACGTCTCGCCGATCGTCCCCTTCCTGTCGACCCTGCCATCGACCCTCGTCGGCAACACCTGGGCCGGCAACCTGGCGAGCCAGGACGAGGGCCAGCCGGCGGGCCTGGCGACCGACCTGTCCTATGCAAGCGACTGGAGCACGGGCCAGCATCGCCTGGTCGGCAATCTCTTCATCCCGGTGGCCAACGCTCCTGCCTGCAATTTCGGCCAGAGCGATACCAGCCAGACCAGCCTGGCCTCGATCAACCACAACCTCACCGTGTCCGACGGCGGCCAGGTGGTCAGCGCCTGCGAGCTGGTCCTGTCCGACGGTCAGGGCATGGCTTTCGAGGACCCCATCGCCGTCCATGCCCTGCGCGAGGCAACGGGTGATCTCCTCAAGCCCTGGCGCATCCGCTTCGGGGCCGGCAGCACTGCCGTCGACGCCTGGCCGCGCAGCGACTGCCGGGATGAAACGGCCTTTCCGGTGGTGCTGGATCTGGACCGGAACCGCTTCGTCCCCGACGCCGGTGGCGACCCGATCGACGGCAATCCCGCGCTGACGGCCGCCTGCGACATCGGCGCCTTCGAGAACCGCGAGGGCCGCACCCTGGACATCAGCGTCTCCGGCAGTGGGCGGGTGTTTTCCGACCCGGTCCCGGCCATCGACTGCACCGGCAGCTGCTCGAGCTTCGCCCAGCAGTTCGACACGGTGGACCTGCGCTGGCTGAACGAGCCGGGCTCGGTGTTCGCCCAGTGGGATGGCGACTGCAGCGGCAGCGCCGAGTGCGAGGTCGACCTCGACCAGAACAGAGTCGTACTGGCGACCTTCACGACCACCGCCACCCATCCGATCGATATCCAACTGGCCGGCACCGGCGAAGGCCGGGTGGTCAGCGTCAATTCGACCTACGGCATGGACTGCCCCGACTACAACTGCACCGGTCACTTCGAAGCCGGCAGCGTCGTCGTGCTGGAAGCGATTCCGGCCGAGGGATCGAGCTTCGTCGCCTGGGAAGGCGACTGCCAGTTCGGCTGCGACGATCCGGTGATCGGCCTCACCCTCAACGGCCCACGCCAGTACATCGCCCGCTTCGATTTCGACGACGCCATCTTCGGCGACCGCTTCGAGAGCCCCTAG
- a CDS encoding helix-turn-helix transcriptional regulator, giving the protein MRRDLDGWISETYASVFDPEAFFHQFQQLAERFDAPVCALHIERPGQKQLGFTCGVDLEAVASDYPHFDNLWLERGLPELMRDGITHDGHHTPLKEMQRTDYHRYLLKPLDLDHSMGVLCDARADGSFAMLSLSRSQRIGQFQDDELKRFKGLQPHLQAMVQMFGRACEIGQRISELRALMDRSIDGMLRLDADGRIVEANEQAEMFLEEEGFVRRGPRQRFELVDPLARRWLQSFTPSEAPAERILRDPEGSAALMIRIEAVPSGLPLADRRRPSFLVILKPLRPEVDGCAARLRELFDFTPREAELAIELARCFTLPEAAGRLGMRHETARSHLKRCFQKMGVAGQAELIAIIRDTLVVATRA; this is encoded by the coding sequence ATGCGCCGGGATCTCGACGGTTGGATCAGCGAAACCTATGCCTCGGTCTTCGATCCGGAGGCTTTCTTCCATCAATTCCAGCAGCTGGCTGAACGATTCGATGCGCCCGTGTGCGCGCTCCACATCGAACGACCCGGCCAGAAGCAGCTCGGCTTCACCTGCGGCGTCGACCTCGAGGCCGTGGCTTCGGACTATCCCCACTTCGACAACCTCTGGCTCGAGCGTGGCCTGCCCGAACTGATGCGCGATGGCATCACCCATGACGGCCACCACACGCCGTTGAAGGAGATGCAGCGGACCGACTATCACCGCTACTTGCTCAAGCCCCTGGACCTCGATCACAGCATGGGCGTGCTCTGCGATGCCCGCGCGGACGGCAGCTTCGCGATGCTGAGCCTGAGCCGGTCGCAGCGTATCGGTCAGTTCCAGGACGATGAACTGAAGCGCTTCAAGGGCCTCCAGCCGCATCTCCAGGCCATGGTCCAGATGTTCGGCCGGGCTTGCGAAATCGGCCAGCGAATCAGTGAACTTCGCGCGCTGATGGATCGCAGCATCGACGGCATGCTGCGACTCGATGCTGACGGCCGCATCGTCGAAGCAAACGAGCAAGCGGAGATGTTTCTGGAGGAGGAAGGCTTCGTTCGTCGTGGGCCCCGTCAGCGTTTCGAACTAGTGGATCCGCTCGCCCGACGGTGGCTGCAATCCTTCACCCCCTCCGAAGCGCCCGCGGAGCGAATCCTTCGTGATCCGGAGGGCTCGGCGGCCTTGATGATTCGCATCGAGGCGGTGCCCTCCGGCTTGCCGCTGGCCGACCGGCGACGGCCGAGCTTTCTGGTGATTCTGAAGCCCCTGCGACCCGAGGTCGACGGGTGTGCCGCCAGGCTGCGCGAACTGTTCGACTTCACGCCGCGCGAGGCCGAACTCGCGATCGAACTGGCCCGATGCTTCACACTGCCGGAGGCCGCTGGCCGGCTGGGCATGCGCCACGAGACGGCCCGTTCTCACCTCAAGCGCTGCTTCCAGAAGATGGGCGTGGCCGGCCAGGCGGAGCTGATCGCCATCATTCGGGACACGTTGGTCGTCGCGACGCGCGCCTGA
- a CDS encoding MAPEG family protein, which produces MTPSQHLILACASLAILTFLIGFRLLFVRIGEMKANRIAPQSVALSGQAADRYEDTRASDNFKHLFELPVLFYALCALAVGSGTIPSWLPIAAWGFVALRVIHSLIQCSYNRVMHRFYVFIAGYLLLFAMWIGFALNAL; this is translated from the coding sequence ATGACGCCATCTCAGCATCTGATCCTGGCCTGCGCCAGCCTCGCCATCCTGACCTTCCTGATCGGATTCCGACTGCTGTTCGTCCGTATCGGGGAAATGAAGGCCAATCGCATCGCGCCGCAGTCCGTCGCCCTGTCCGGTCAGGCTGCCGACCGCTACGAAGACACGCGCGCCTCGGACAACTTCAAGCACCTGTTCGAGCTGCCGGTGCTGTTCTACGCGCTCTGCGCCCTGGCGGTGGGTAGCGGGACGATTCCGAGCTGGCTGCCGATCGCTGCCTGGGGCTTCGTTGCCCTGCGCGTGATCCACAGTCTGATCCAGTGCAGCTACAACCGCGTCATGCACCGCTTCTACGTCTTCATCGCCGGCTATCTGCTGCTGTTCGCGATGTGGATCGGCTTCGCCTTGAACGCGCTCTGA
- a CDS encoding serine/threonine-protein kinase — protein MSESRIDWHTGVPLAQGGNGEVVRAYSPDLGRDIAIKYLRQEDPAAIERMLREARTQRALSHPHILPIHATGVHLDRHYIAMELVDGAPLDRYLADRSTELKLAVFDQVLDAMAHAHAQGVVHRDLKPGNLMVEEGDGRPQAWVMDFGLARRPDDATLTMAGDALGTPGYMAPEQARGAEGADPRADVYALGVVLYEVLTGALPYTADTPMALVMQAAAGQTVPVSEIRRRLPEGLARIVVRCLETEPARRYADAGELRADLAAFSAGQVIAAPVLGRRYRFARWMRSNPWRARSSLALGAVVLIGAASLVVMAEQNRRALSTASELIAEAERARGDWHIEQLLPLHDQRAALAEARETVDRLAATRDQLSEAASARIDAALADLLDAIGEPARAFEHAERAWRGGVRTTSVANRAARARLQQFGARRLELGLTADAASLAELQALERDALASDLEPYRSLLGADLRQRIERALDAEGAPTPNVESQAETPLLSPDDWQNALLDLQAETVRRIDQLNVAPDEALAALEDVDVRLEDLRRTARSYLPVYQLGCTIAAARQSLQTMQTEDAAIDTSRQACDQGLQLIADDSELLATSSMQLWLRAKDLLRDRQPLTEPLNDAIAQARRALELDPDNELAQLSLGSALQVLGRKQLAEGEDPEAALEASLRWLERVHQARPNDVNVMNNLAVTWSTIASAGLGEGGSRAALEAERQSVNWLRAASAVTPGDRRLMHNMLASRGNVAYQDALLGRDPTEELTVIIRGLEELVEQHPDYISPLNTLGLNWWTLGLWQALIGQDPAPAMGEARSALERAMELRPDWDSPRINHAGVARQWFALSDTPPSPALTALADQALASYRGLEDSGLVDDDEGPSELGCLISEVLVARARWSPPAQAQALLLEAEALSRLDRNIDWMHGDCQVARARLGPLWISHRLDADTLAELWNETRSASEDSDHPLLLIAAQRFARTGGHEASASELTARIPEAFRHRILAADRAIASP, from the coding sequence ATGAGCGAGTCCCGCATCGACTGGCACACGGGCGTGCCGCTGGCCCAGGGTGGCAACGGCGAGGTGGTGCGCGCCTACTCGCCGGATCTCGGTCGGGACATCGCGATCAAGTACCTGCGTCAGGAAGACCCGGCCGCCATCGAACGCATGCTGAGGGAAGCGCGCACTCAGCGCGCCCTGTCCCATCCGCACATCCTGCCGATCCATGCGACCGGCGTGCACCTCGACCGCCACTACATCGCCATGGAGTTGGTCGATGGCGCACCCCTGGATCGCTACCTGGCCGACCGCTCGACGGAACTGAAGCTGGCGGTTTTCGATCAGGTGCTGGATGCGATGGCCCATGCCCATGCCCAGGGCGTCGTTCACCGCGACCTCAAGCCCGGCAATCTGATGGTAGAGGAAGGCGACGGCCGACCGCAGGCCTGGGTGATGGATTTCGGCCTGGCGCGCCGGCCCGACGACGCCACCCTGACGATGGCCGGGGACGCCCTGGGCACCCCCGGCTACATGGCGCCGGAGCAGGCCCGCGGTGCCGAAGGCGCCGACCCGCGCGCGGATGTCTACGCCCTGGGCGTGGTGCTCTACGAAGTGCTGACGGGCGCCCTGCCCTACACCGCCGATACCCCGATGGCACTGGTCATGCAGGCCGCTGCCGGCCAGACCGTGCCGGTTTCGGAAATTCGCCGACGGCTGCCCGAAGGCCTGGCCCGAATCGTCGTGCGCTGCCTCGAAACCGAGCCGGCGCGCCGCTACGCAGACGCCGGCGAACTGAGGGCGGACCTCGCGGCCTTCAGCGCCGGCCAGGTCATCGCCGCACCCGTGCTGGGCAGGCGCTACCGCTTCGCGCGCTGGATGCGCAGCAATCCCTGGCGAGCCCGTTCGAGCCTCGCCCTGGGGGCCGTAGTGCTGATCGGTGCAGCATCGCTGGTGGTGATGGCAGAGCAGAATCGCCGCGCACTGAGCACAGCCAGCGAGCTGATCGCCGAGGCCGAGCGAGCCCGCGGGGACTGGCATATCGAGCAGCTACTGCCCCTGCACGATCAACGCGCGGCCCTTGCAGAGGCTCGCGAGACCGTCGACCGTCTCGCCGCCACCCGCGACCAGCTGAGCGAGGCGGCGAGCGCCCGCATCGATGCGGCCCTGGCCGATCTCCTCGACGCCATCGGTGAACCGGCCCGCGCCTTCGAACACGCCGAGCGCGCCTGGCGCGGCGGCGTGCGCACCACCAGCGTGGCCAATCGGGCCGCGCGAGCCCGACTGCAGCAGTTCGGCGCCCGCCGCCTCGAGCTCGGTCTGACCGCCGATGCCGCCTCGCTCGCCGAACTCCAAGCGCTGGAACGCGACGCCCTGGCGAGTGATCTCGAACCCTACCGCAGCCTGCTCGGCGCGGACCTCCGACAACGCATCGAACGAGCCCTGGACGCCGAAGGCGCGCCTACGCCCAACGTGGAATCGCAGGCCGAAACGCCGCTGCTGAGCCCCGATGACTGGCAGAACGCCTTGCTCGATCTGCAGGCCGAGACGGTTCGTCGCATTGACCAGCTCAACGTCGCCCCCGATGAGGCCCTGGCCGCGCTGGAAGACGTGGACGTCAGACTCGAGGATCTTCGACGAACTGCTCGATCCTACCTGCCGGTCTATCAGCTCGGCTGCACGATCGCGGCCGCGCGCCAGTCCCTGCAGACCATGCAGACCGAAGACGCCGCCATCGACACCTCGAGACAGGCCTGCGATCAGGGCCTGCAGCTGATTGCCGATGACTCGGAGCTGCTGGCGACCTCCTCGATGCAACTCTGGCTCCGCGCCAAGGACCTGCTGCGCGATCGCCAGCCCCTGACCGAACCGCTGAACGACGCCATCGCTCAGGCCCGTCGGGCGCTCGAGCTCGACCCGGACAATGAACTCGCCCAGCTGTCCCTGGGTTCGGCGCTTCAGGTGCTGGGCCGCAAGCAGCTGGCCGAGGGCGAGGACCCCGAAGCGGCGCTCGAAGCCTCGCTGCGCTGGCTGGAACGAGTTCATCAGGCCCGCCCCAATGACGTCAACGTCATGAACAATCTGGCCGTGACCTGGAGCACCATCGCATCGGCAGGCCTCGGTGAAGGAGGCTCCCGCGCCGCGCTCGAAGCCGAACGCCAGAGCGTGAACTGGCTGCGGGCGGCCAGCGCCGTGACCCCGGGAGACCGGCGACTGATGCACAACATGCTGGCCAGCCGGGGCAATGTGGCCTACCAGGACGCCTTGCTCGGCCGCGATCCGACCGAGGAACTGACCGTGATCATCCGCGGCCTGGAGGAACTGGTCGAGCAGCATCCCGACTACATTTCGCCCCTGAACACCCTCGGCCTGAACTGGTGGACCCTGGGCCTGTGGCAGGCCCTGATCGGCCAGGACCCGGCGCCCGCCATGGGCGAGGCCAGGTCGGCGCTGGAACGCGCCATGGAACTTCGACCGGACTGGGACAGCCCGCGCATCAACCACGCTGGCGTCGCTCGTCAGTGGTTCGCCTTGAGCGACACGCCGCCGAGCCCGGCGCTGACCGCCCTGGCGGACCAGGCGCTGGCCAGTTACCGAGGCCTGGAGGACAGTGGCCTGGTGGACGATGACGAAGGACCCAGCGAATTGGGTTGCCTGATCAGCGAAGTGCTGGTCGCTCGCGCGCGCTGGAGCCCACCAGCACAGGCACAAGCGCTTCTGCTGGAAGCCGAAGCGCTGAGCCGCCTGGACCGCAACATCGACTGGATGCACGGCGATTGCCAGGTCGCCCGGGCGCGCCTGGGCCCGCTCTGGATCAGCCACCGCCTCGACGCGGACACCCTCGCCGAGCTGTGGAACGAAACCCGCTCCGCCAGCGAGGACAGTGACCACCCCCTGTTGCTGATCGCCGCCCAGCGATTCGCCAGAACGGGCGGCCACGAAGCGTCAGCCAGCGAACTGACGGCACGCATCCCCGAGGCGTTCCGTCATCGGATCCTGGCAGCGGACCGTGCGATCGCGAGCCCCTGA